A stretch of DNA from Microlunatus sp. Gsoil 973:
TCGGGGTCGGGCACGACGAGACCACCCCGGACGGCAAGATCACCTTGGAGCGGGTGGAGTGCAACGCCGCCTGTGACTACGCGCCGGTGATGATGATCAACTGGGAGTTCATGGACAACCAGTCGCCGGACTCGGCGGTGGAGACCGTCACCAAGCTCCGGCACGGTGTCGAGATCACCTCAACGCGGGGCGCCCGGATCTGCACCTGGAAACAGGCCGAGCGGGTGCTCGCCGGTTATCCCGACGACCGCGCCGACGAGGGACCGACCTCGGGTCCGGCGTCGCAGCTGGGCGTCCGGTTGGCGGCCGAGAACGGGTGGCGGGCGCCGACACCCGACGAAGCGGCCGCAGCGCTGGCCGCCGCCCGGGAAGCAGAAGGGGAGGAAGGGGCGAAGTGACCGATCCGATTACCCCGGTCCTGACGGCCAACTGGGCGGACGAGCGGGCCTGGAAGATCACCAACTACGAACGGCGGGGCGGTTACCAGGCGCTGCGTAGCGCCCTCACCCGTCCGCAGGCCGACCTGGTCCAGCTCG
This window harbors:
- the nuoE gene encoding NADH-quinone oxidoreductase subunit NuoE; the encoded protein is MPPGVDIEDPNAHRPEPIDTSVTDTAIDAKTLEELRQIAARYPQSRSALLPMLHLVQSVEGRVTPAGVEACADILGISSADVSGVATFYTMYKRRPNGEYNVGVCTTALCAIMGGDDIFERLSKELGVGHDETTPDGKITLERVECNAACDYAPVMMINWEFMDNQSPDSAVETVTKLRHGVEITSTRGARICTWKQAERVLAGYPDDRADEGPTSGPASQLGVRLAAENGWRAPTPDEAAAALAAAREAEGEEGAK